The following proteins come from a genomic window of Dreissena polymorpha isolate Duluth1 chromosome 1, UMN_Dpol_1.0, whole genome shotgun sequence:
- the LOC127864366 gene encoding zinc finger protein 862-like, translated as MPSSKRKAEEMEREKQKIARTNQKITNLFKTSGAAKTSSPPTATTSEAISSSSVAAATSGAAKTSSPPTAATSEAISSSSVAAATSGAAKTSSPPTAATSGRYRLHRLQRHVEDEISWAIFTTFADQNEGTVDLVLCALCKRHRIHGKNGKKTWSEDGYRLLRDDKLKDHQDSDQHKEAIGIELNLTIQEASEKMASVATEAIIYALRCLYFLISNNLPLDLLKNVMDLCIVTGSTTLSQFRKSKNATYSSWDIINELLCTINKHVEEQVTGEIKSSPTYSLMCDEVADNRSIKHLAVCSQYIAQSGDIKTAFLFDKELPMANAETITTTLLSSVEELGLHTKDMSSFGSDGAAVFTGKRNGVGAKLKEVNSLMITYHCRDHRLALACRDTYAKIPAMKKTGNLLENIYKYYKYSCPNTASLKEVQTEAPLAIKQAKHHRWLSHEAAVTSIVKSYQSIVVDLEKKTIKDDPVGNGILKELKKTQTLRCLLFLADTLPIVSTLSKFFQGEKVNLGQVKMQMEKSLCLLQDSKEKMGPWQNKEKTITEKIGLHITSDDDNDFKTTIKTPFLDMLTENIKNRFEDSDIIENLAILDLSLEENIRAMYGLNEMEDIASHFNIEPKDLQLQWEDFCQLMNLKTKDHRTMDNIIKDFKREDTGLITQYPFIYKILSTALVLPLITGINPLRKKPPSLKKVPAGDSQTVLDSVKTALTPAGDFQTVCDGAKTVSQTGKAPAKDS; from the exons ATGCCTTCGTCAAAGCGGAAAGCAGAGGAAATGGAGCGGGAAAAGCAGAAAATCGCCAGAACCAACCAAAAGATTACTAATCTTTTCAAGACCTCGGGGGCGGCTAAAACCTCATCACCGCCGACAGCGACAACATCGGAGGCGATATCGTCTTCATCGGTGGCAGCGGCAACATCGGGGGCAGCTAAAACCTCATCACCGCCGACAGCGGCAACATCGGAGGCGATATCTTCTTCATCGGTGGCAGCGGCAACATCTGGGGCGGCTAAAACCTCATCACCGCCGACAGCGGCAACATCGGGGCGATATCGTCTTCATCGATTGCAGCG ACACGTGGAAGACGAAATATCGTGGGCCATCTTCACCACATTTGCTGATCAGAATGAAGGCACAGTCGACTTAGTGCTCTGCGCATTGTGCAAGCGCCATCGCATCCATGGCAAGAATGGGAAGAAGACTTGGTCGGAAGATGGATATCGCCTTCTTCGTGATGATAAGCTCAAGGACCACCAGGACAGCGACCAGCACAAGGAAGCGATTGGCATAGAGCTGAATTTGACGATACAAGAGGCTAGCGAAAAGATGGCATCGGTTGCGACAGAAGCTATCATCTATGCCCTTCGAtgcttgtattttttaatttcaaacaatCTGCCACTCGATCTCCTGAAGAATGTCATGGACCTATGTATCGTGACAGGGTCCACTACACTTTCGCAGTTCAGAAAGTCCAAGAATGCCACATACTCCAGCTGGGACATTATAAATGAACTTCTATGCACCATTAACAAACACGTCGAAGAACAAGTCACTGGAGAAATCAAATCAAGTCCAACCTACTCACTGATGTGTGACGAGGTCGCCGATAACAGATCCATCAAGCACCTTGCCGTTTGTTCACAGTATATTGCACAGAGCGGGGACATCAAGACAGCGTTCCTCTTTGACAAGGAACTTCCTATGGCCAATGCAGAGACGATTACGACAACTCTGCTGTCGTCGGTGGAAGAACTCGGACTACACACCAAGGACATGTCTTCGTTTGGATCAGATGGGGCTGCTGTGTTTACAGGGAAACGAAACGGCGTCGGGGCCAAGTTGAAAGAAGTGAACAGCTTGATGATAACTTATCACTGCCGAGACCACCGCCTGGCACTGGCATGCCGTGACACATACGCAAAGATACCCGCCATGAAGAAAACGGGCAACCTTCTGGAGAACATCtacaaatattacaaatacaGCTGTCCCAACACTGCAAGCCTAAAAGAGGTACAAACAGAGGCGCCACTGGCCATCAAACAAGCGAAACATCATAGATGGCTGAGTCACGAGGCAGCAGTTACATCCATCGTGAAGTCGTACCAGTCGATCGTGGTTGATCTAGAAAAGAAGACCATCAAAGATGACCCTGTAGGTAATGGGATCCTCAAGGAACTCAAGAAAACCCAAACGCTACGATGTCTGCTCTTCCTGGCCGACACGCTGCCGATAGTTTCGACTCTGTCCAAATTTTTCCAAGGAGAGAAAGTTAACCTGGGCCAAGTTAAGATGCAAATGGAGAAGTCACTTTGCCTGCTTCAAGACAGCAAGGAGAAGATGGGTCCTTGGCAGAATAAAGAGAAGACAATCACAGAGAAGATAGGACTCCACATCACCAGCGATGACGACAATGACTTCAAGACAACCATCAAGACGCCTTTCCTAGACATGCTGACAGAGAACATCAAGAACCGTTTTGAAGACAGCGATATCATCGAGAATTTAGCAATCCTGGACCTTTCCCTTGAGGAGAACATTCGGGCCATGTACGGACTGAATGAGATGGAGGATATTGCCAGCCACTTCAACATAGAGCCAAAGGATCTGCAACTACAATGGGAAGATTTCTGCCAACTGATGAACTTGAAGACGAAGGACCATAGGACCATGGACAACATCATCAAGGACTTCAAGAGAGAAGATACCGGCCTTATCACACAGTACCCTTTCATTTACAAGATACTGAGCACTGCCCTCGTGCTTCCactgattaccggaataaacccccttcggaagaaacccccttccttAAAAAAG